One Periophthalmus magnuspinnatus isolate fPerMag1 chromosome 15, fPerMag1.2.pri, whole genome shotgun sequence genomic window carries:
- the fignl1 gene encoding fidgetin-like protein 1, whose product MSNPHLDEWQRRSFDISSGTSTPQQTADSFRAHIFDIQYAWASHQLTQAAQTRLLRTYTECYAAVLDSDDPKNGLNNYAESALHLARSQKNHSEKWESGLSLEGLLKMPCVQKMVQAKSKVKEKTIKPEDENITVGQDGQSLSFPVRAENAGFTSTTQQYTMPKQASSTSMIASSSSTLEQTKSFAGNSNTRHTSHPVFGNPSSAQNSFSGHPNYHTPTFSNQNTQPTLPNSSKRKNFYNSEAGETSRGQYGGHTSAPKPGSNFKTAREQLIVDQQKKYSNPQQQRGQTPGLAAAMKKSLGANRSRGTFSKFVSPLPRQEDEQNTSANNNMNQDGTILDERLKNFEPKIIELIMSEIMDHGPPITWDDIAGLEFAKTTIKEIVVWPMLRPDIFTGLRGPPKGILLFGPPGTGKTLIGKCIACQSGATFFSISASSLTSKWVGEGEKMVRALFAIARCHQPAVIFIDEIDSLLSQRSDSEHESSRRIKTEFLVQLDGATTAADDRILVVGATNRPQEIDEAARRRLAKRLYIPLPEGGARRQIVTNLMSRERNNLRESELDSIVEATESFSGADMTQLCREAALGPIRSIQFSDIATISADQVRPITYADFQEALKTVRPSVSSKDLELYENWNKTFGCGR is encoded by the coding sequence ATGAGCAACCCACACCTGGACGAGTGGCAGAGGAGGTCCTTTGACATTTCATCTGGCACCAGCACCCCTCAACAGACGGCCGACTCGTTCAGAGCCCACATCTTCGACATTCAGTATGCATGGGCAAGCCACCAGCTAACTCAAGCCGCGCAAACCAGGCTGCTACGGACATACACCGAATGCTATGCTGCCGTGCTAGACTCGGATGACCCCAAAAATGGGTTAAACAACTATGCAGAGAGCGCCTTGCATTTGGCCAGAAGTCAGAAAAACCACAGTGAAAAGTGGGAGTCGGGGCTAAGCTTGGAGGGGCTACTGAAGATGCCATGCGTGCAGAAGATGGTACAAGCAAAAAGTAAAGTGAAAGAGAAAACGATAAAACCAGAGGATGAAAATATAACAGTTGGACAAGATGGCCAAAGTTTGTCTTTTCCAGTAAGAGCTGAGAATGCAGGTTTCACATCAACAACACAGCAATATACCATGCCAAAACAAGCCAGTAGTACTTCCATGATTGCAAGTTCTTCTTCTACATTGGAGCAAACAAAAAGCTTTGCAGGTAATTCAAATACTAGACACACATCTCACCCTGTGTTTGGTAATCCATCTTCAGCTCAGAACTCATTTTCGGGTCATCCTAACTACCATACTCCTACTTTTTCTAACCAAAACACTCAACCTACATTGCCAAATTCATCTAAACGAAAGAACTTCTACAATTCTGAAGCGGGAGAgaccagtagagggcagtaTGGCGGACACACCTCTGCACCAAAACCGGGGAGCAATTTCAAAACTGCTCGTGAACAATTAATCGTTgaccaacaaaaaaaatactcaaatccACAACAGCAAAGAGGGCAGACACCTGGTTTGGCAGCAGCTATGAAGAAATCACTAGGTGCTAATCGATCACGCGGAACTTTTTCTAAGTTTGTGTCACCTCTGCCAAGACaggaagatgaacaaaataCATCTGCCAACAACAACATGAACCAGGATGGTACCATTTTGGATGAACGTTTGAAAAATTTCGAACCAAAGATTATTGAATTAATTATGAGCGAAATTATGGATCACGGGCCTCCTATAACCTGGGATGACATTGCTGGACTTGAATTcgccaaaacaacaataaaagaaatCGTGGTTTGGCCAATGTTGCGTCCAGATATCTTCACCGGGTTGCGAGGTCCGCCAAAAGGAATCCTACTTTTTGGACCACCGGGAACAGGCAAAACGCTAATTGGAAAATGCATCGCTTGCCAATCTGGAGCTACCTTCTTTAGCATAAGTGCCTCATCACTAACTTCCAAATGGGTGGGAGAAGGTGAAAAAATGGTACGCGCTTTGTTCGCAATAGCAAGATGTCACCAACCAGCTGTCATTTTCATTGATGAAATAGACTCCTTGTTGTCCCAAAGATCAGATAGTGAGCACGAATCATCCAGGAGAATCAAAACCGAATTTCTGGTCCAACTTGACGGCGCGACGACAGCAGCAGACGATCGAATTTTAGTTGTCGGGGCAACGAATCGCCCTCAAGAAATCGACGAAGCTGCCAGAAGGCGTCTAGCAAAGAGACTGTACATCCCACTCCCAGAAGGAGGCGCAAGACGGCAAATTGTGACCAACCTGATGTCCAGAGAAAGGAATAATTTGAGAGAAAGTGAGTTGGATAGTATTGTAGAGGCGACGGAGAGCTTTTCAGGAGCAGATATGACACAGTTGTGCAGAGAGGCGGCTTTGGGGCCAATTCGCAGCATTCAGTTCAGTGATATAGCCACGATTTCGGCAGATCAGGTGCGACCGATCACTTACGCAGACTTCCAGGAGGCACTGAAGACGGTGAGGCCGAGTGTATCTAGCAAAGATCTGGAGCTGTACGAGAACTGGAACAAGACCTTTGGATGTGGGAGATAG